In Drosophila yakuba strain Tai18E2 chromosome X, Prin_Dyak_Tai18E2_2.1, whole genome shotgun sequence, a single genomic region encodes these proteins:
- the LOC120322014 gene encoding uncharacterized protein LOC120322014, whose amino-acid sequence MKEVASRGSVDNSALMQYVIDGINDLSVNKSILYNAKEMKELKEKLKWYEKIRSKCGKSKNYDEKFKHPIPKDAGAQKDSVMQKKLHCYNCGEVGHTSNQCANRSNGRKSFNCNNFGHISKDCPESKKETVANPSNTRKVSEDKLSMLKEIYMKQKKFKALLDTGSKYNIISETTYLKLNKPKLSAANIFLAGFGNNNKVKPFGSFKEEFEDDSQKFQENFLVVSSDFLDVDVVLVAEFCNNAKTQINHDSQTERSSLLKITVESAKKFKTKTKTTNVEMRIIFKDDTPVHSCPRRMAFSEKCIIDDQIEQ is encoded by the coding sequence ATGAAAGAAGTTGCTTCTCGTGGCAGTGTAGACAATAGTGCACTTATGCAATACGTGATCGATGGCATTAATGATTTGAGTGTGAACAAATCTATATTGTACAATGCTAAGGAAATGAAAGAGCTCAAAGAAAAATTGAAGTGGTACGAGAAAATACGTTCGAAATGCGGAAAATCTAAAAATTATGATGAGAAGTTTAAGCATCCGATTCCTAAAGACGCTGGTGCTCAGAAAGACTCAGTCATGCAAAAAAAGTTACATTGCTACAATTGTGGTGAGGTGGGACATACCTCTAATCAGTGTGCTAATCGGAGTAATGGTCGGAAATCTTTCAACTGTAATAATTTTGGACATATATCAAAAGACTGTCCTGAAAGCAAAAAAGAAACGGTTGCAAATCCGAGCAATACGCGTAAAGTTTCCGAGGATAAATTGTCGATGcttaaagaaatttatatGAAGCAGAAGAAGTTTAAAGCACTACTCGACACTGGCAGCAAATACAACATCATAAGTGAAACAACGTACTTAAAATTGAATAAGCCAAAACTGAGCGCTGCAAACATATTTCTCGCTGGTTTCGGAAATAATAACAAAGTGAAACCATTCGGTTCATTTAAAGAAGAATTCGAGGATGACAGTCAAAAATttcaagaaaactttttggtGGTTTCATCAGACTTTTTGGACGTAGACGTTGTGTTGGTCGCAGAATTTTGTAACAACGCTAAAACTCAAATTAATCATGACTCTCAAACCGAAAGAAGTTCGCTTTTGAAGATAACCGTTGAAAGTGCCAAAAAATTTAAGACGAAGACGAAAACAACCAATGTCGAGATGCGTATCATTTTTAAAGACGACACTCCTGTGCATTCGTGTCCGCGTAGAATGGCATTTTCCGAGAAATGCATAATCGACGATCAAATCGAACAATAG